A stretch of Toxoplasma gondii ME49 chromosome V, whole genome shotgun sequence DNA encodes these proteins:
- a CDS encoding hypothetical protein (encoded by transcript TGME49_286480) — protein sequence MGGGILHELDIDRALILVENQRKKVCVQTVPGDSPEEATPFLHGFARGEHRLNDFFFLDWSFVRNTLCFNRENVDDPSHLSPCSFCPTTVAPSQAQFRRSVTHPFVPASNCSSAAGLAVPVSFQRHFLPPLKIPLFSKGTLGCLNGQQSTRAAFL from the coding sequence aTGGGAGGGGGCATCCTTCACGAACTAGACATAGACAGAGCCTTAATTTTGGTAGAGAACCAGCGAAAAAAAGTCTGCGTACAGACTGTTCCTGGTGACAGCCCGGAAGAGGCAACCCCTTTTTTGCATGGCTTTGCCCGCGGGGAGCACCGCCTGAATGATTTTTTTTTTCTAGATTGGTCTTTTGTGAGGAATACTCTTTGTTTCAATCGTGAAAACGTTGATGATCCCTCACATTTGTCCCCGTGCTCCTTCTGTCCCACGACGGTTGCCCCATCGCAGGCCCAGTTCCGGCGATCCGTAACGCATCCGTTTGTGCCCGCGTCAAACTGTTCTTCAGCAGCAGGATTGGCAGTTCCTGTTTCGTTTCAACGTCACTTTCTCCCTCCGTTGAAGATTCCCCTCTTCTCGAAGGGAACACTGGGTTGCCTGAACGGGCAACAGTCCACGAGAGCGGCGTTTCTTTGA